A stretch of Camelina sativa cultivar DH55 chromosome 18, Cs, whole genome shotgun sequence DNA encodes these proteins:
- the LOC104761269 gene encoding beta-carotene 3-hydroxylase 2, chloroplastic-like has protein sequence MAAGLLTIPVTLKPLTRSSFSSNQPISTAVFPPSPRLNSFKRRKILTVCFVVGERKQSFPMDEDKPESTTSSLEMLATSRLLKKAERKKTERMTYFIAAVMSSFGITSMAIIAVYYRFYWQMKGGEVPASEMFATFALAVGAAVGMEFWARWAHRALWHDSLWNMHESHHKQREGAFELNDVFAIINAVPAIGLLYYGFFNKGLVPGLCFGAGLGITMFGMAYMFVHDGLVHKRFPVGPIANVPYLRKVAAAHQLHHTDKFKGVPYGLFLGPKELEEVGGKEELEKEISRRIKLYNKGSSTS, from the exons ATGGCAGCAGGACTCTTAACAATCCCCGTAACACTCAAACCACTCACCcgttcttctttctcttcaaacCAACCTATCTCCACCGCCGTTTTCCCACCATCTCCACGACTCAACAGCTTTAAACGGAGAAAGATTCTTACCGTTTGTTTCGTCGTTGGAGAACGGAAACAGAGCTTTCCCATGGACGAGGACAAACCGGAAAGCACGACGAGCTCTTTGGAGATGTTGGCAACGTCGCGGCTTCTCAAGAAAGCAGAGAGGAAAAAAACGGAGAGGATGACTTATTTTATCGCAGCTGTGATGTCGAGCTTTGGTATTACTTCTATGGCTATCATTGCTGTTTATTACCGGTTTTATTGGCAAATGAag GGAGGTGAGGTGCCTGCATCAGAGATGTTTGCTACATTTGCTCTAGCCGTTGGTGCTGCA GTTGGGATGGAGTTTTGGGCACGATGGGCTCATAGAGCTTTATGGCACGATTCTTTATGGAACATGCATGAG TCTCATCACAAACAAAGAGAAGGAGCGTTTGAGTTAAACGATGTGTTCGCTATAATAAACGCGGTTCCTGCGATTGGTCTACTCTATTATGGATTTTTTAATAAAGGACTTGTTCCTGGTCTCTGCTTCGGTGCC GGACTGGGAATAACGATGTTTGGAATGGCTTACATGTTCGTCCACGATGGACTCGTGCACAAGAGATTCCCTGTCGGTCCTATTGCCAACGTCCCTTACCTCCGAAAGGTCGCGGCAGCTCACCAG CTACACCACACAGACAAATTCAAGGGTGTACCATATGGGCTGTTTCTTGGACCAAAG GAACTGGAAGAAGTGGGAGGAAAAGAAGAGTTGGAGAAAGAGATAAGCCGGAGAATCAAATTATACAACAAGGGTTCTTCCACTTCTTAA